The genomic window GGGTGCCGGGCAGGCTCTGGGACCCTCGCCAAGGCTAGGTCACTGGCTTTACATCCCAAGGGCTCTCCCAATCATAGGACCACCAGAAGGCTCAGATGGCAGGGAGTGGACACCAGCCTCAGGCCTTTCCAAATGTGTCCCACAAGAGGGTTTTTTCCAGAGGCAAGAAGATGAAAGCATTTTTGCCATATTAGTCACATTTAACTAAAAGGTCCACATATTACCTGAAGTAGAATCATCAAGAGTAGGGATTTCTTACTTTTTGTCTTTCCATATCTAATGATTAGTACgatgacttacatgaacagatcaCTTAATGTCTGTAGAAACTTACTTCTATTTCATCCATTCTACAGAtggaacactgggcttggagtcagggagacctggatTCCTATTCAGTCTcaagacacttcctagctatatgtcTGAGGAAATCATTAATTTCTTAGTCTCATTttcctgatctgaaaaatagCACTgactttccaggtttgttgtgaaaatatttgtaaagcactttacctttttttttttttttgctgaggcaattggggttaagtgacttgcccagggtcacatagtcaggaagtgttaagtgtctgagaccagatttgaactcaggtcctcttgatgtCAGAGCACTTTACCATTCTCAAAGCACTAAATATTAGCAAATGTTATTCATAAGGCTTCTTCTCAAAAGGAATATTCTTTTGTCTAACAAATTCTGAGCCCTTGGTATGGCTTCCCACATTAATTCTATCCCTAACTTCTCTctagtatgaattctctgatgttcctACAGTAAGGGACGAGCTCTGGCAGAAGATCTCCTCATCCTCATTACATTTGCTTCATTCCAATCTGACTAGACATATATTTGAGAAAGTTTCTGTTCCATTTGAATCCTGCCCATCCTGCGAATTACATTTATACAATTTTAATCTGGCTTGAATTATCAGAAGTTTAAGAAATGAACTTCATATGAAGGCCTTCCCATATTCATTACATGTATAAAAACGTTTCACCAGAAAGGATTTTCTGATGGTTAATAATTTCTGTGTCCTGACTGAAGACCTTCCCAAACTCATTGCATTCGTAAGCTTTCTCACCACTGTGAAGTCTCTGATGGTAAACAAGAGGGGAGTGTTGGACAAAGGCTTTCCCACAGCCGTTCCACTCTCGGGACTTCTCTCTACTGTGAATTCTCTTATGCACAGTAAGGTGTCCACTCTGACTGAAAGCCTTCCAGcactcattacatttataaggcttctctccagtgtggattctccgATGGCAGATAAGGGCTGTGTGCTGGATGAAAGCTTTACCACATTCGTGACACTCGTGAGGTTTTTCTCGGCTGTGGATTCGCTTATGTAAGACGAGGGATGAGTTCTGGGTGAAGGCCTTCCCGCATTCATCGCACTTATacggcttctctccagtgtgaattatTTGGTGTCTAATGAGTTCGGAGTTCCAGCTGAAAGTCTTCCCACACTGACTGCACTCGTAAGGTTTCTCTCGGGTGTGAGTACTGTGATGCACAGTGAGGGATGAACTCCGGgtgaaggccttcccacattcatcGCACTTATACGGCTTCTCCCCGGTGTGGATCCTCTGATGTAAAGTAAGAGATGAGCTCTGGgtgaaggccttcccacattcgCTACACACgtagggcttctctccagtgtgaattatCTGATGTCTAATCAGTTCTGAGTTCCAGACAAAGGCCTTCCCACACTCACTGCATTCGTAAGGCTTCTCTCCGGTATGGATTTTCTGATGTCTAGTAAGTTCGGAGCTCTGGCtaaaggccttcccacattcaaAACAGTCATATGGTTTCTCTCTGGCACGAATTTTCTGATGGGCAATCAGTGATAAGTGATCGATGGAGCCATCCCCGTACTCAGTGCTTGCATAATCCTTCTCCCCATCATGAATTTTCTGGTGGTAAATCAGCTCTGCATTTTGACTGAAGGTCTTCCCACCCTGGCTATCTTCTGCATGAAGCTGGGGGTGTTCAGTAAGGGTTGTGCCCCAGCTAAAGGCTATCTCACATTGATTATATTTATAAGCGTTCACCCCTGTATGTTTGCCATAATACTGAGTATGATTTGGCTGATAACTTAGGGGTTTCCCACATTCATTGTACCTGTCAAGCTCTTTCCTGGATGCCCTTTTAGTATATTGAGTTAGGTAGGAATAGGGTGGGAAGATGCAGCCATGTGGATCACCTCCATTATGGCTGTCAGCTGCAGGAATGCTCCCTTGGAGACAAAGGCCCGACCCCCGACCGAAGCTTATTCCAAATTTATTACATTGCTGGTCTCTTCCTCTGCCTACAGTTTTTCTGGGGGCAATTGCTAATTTCGTGGAAGGATTGTCCTGGCTGTCGTGCTTCTTCACCGACTCAATATCACAAGCCAAGGTTTCTCCCGATTCCAACTTCCGAGGATTGTTGCTGATGACATTCTTCCAGGATGACTCCTTTGGAGAAATGTACTGCTCTGGAGTAGATCCTTTGATTTTAGGCCTTAGCTCCCaatctgaaggaaagaaaaacataaatatatcttctttCTCCAAATGGCGAAATGAAATGACTTTATCTTTAGTctcacttcatttctcaaataggagagaatactCTTGATCTCTgaaatggcagataatttgctaATTAAGTCTCACAACCACACTTTCAAAGAGGGATTTACTTTACAAAGGACATTCAAATACATGATAACCCCGAGACTTTCCAGCTTCCCTGCAACAGAAGCAGGGAAGAGATGATTACTGTGCTTATAGATGAGTAAAGTGAGGCACAGAATGGTCAAAGAGATGACCAATCTCATTGTGCCCAAGGGCCCTGCTGGGACACAAGAACTGAGATCTCATGTGGTCCAGTGTCAACCTTCAGTACAGAGAGAAGCCAAATATGTTCAAGGTGTAGATAATGTATGTGGAGGCAGCCCTTCACAACCCAAAGGAGATGGTAGAGATGTACAAGTTACCATTATCATTCTCAGGAAGCAATGCTGGCTCTCAAATCTTTTTCTGAAGAGCTATTGAATGAATTGTTTTCAGGATACACTTCcaccagttaatttttttttaaaatcccaataCTGAAGTGAAAACATATcccaactatttttctttttattctaattaGTCCAACATTCTCACTTGTTGCCCCCTTCTGTCCACTCCTGATCACCTAGTCATGCAAAGAAGCATGTTTTGTTATAGAGCTTTACCTCATCCTTTTAATTATCCCATCATGGCCCACAGAGAAGTGAAAATCTCCTTGCTTTCTCGTATCCCTTTTAGGGTTTGGCAAAGTGACACAGAATTATTAAGcaatggaaaaataggtaaaaaatatGACTTCTGTCCAAAGAGCATCCTAAAGAACGGAGGAGAAAGAATTGAGCCTTAATGAAGACTTCATTTTCTCCTaggaaatattaggaaaatatattttcaggaATTAGATTATAACTTCAGCTTAGTTAGCCCCTCTCACAGCCAGTGACTCTTACAAGACTTTTGCAAAAGAGAGAAACTTGGGACTGACAATTAATCGTTATATGGGGAGGAGTCTGTGAACTGAGAGAGGACCAACAACATCATTCTGGAAGAGACCTAGATGAATAAGAGACAATTAACTACCATGAGACAAGTCTACAAGGAAGTTGAAGAGTTAACTGTCATCTTTTAAAGCTGTTAACTGCTATAGGGTAAAGAAGATATTGTATGGAGAAAACAGAAGAGAGTTCATGAGAAGAAAGAGTTTAACATTCTTTCACCCTTGATGAGAAGACTGAATTAAATCTTATTTTGCAGAGAAAGCAGTTAGTTGACATTTCCAAggagaattgaatcaaatatttTAACCCAGGGATCTAACGTCTCTAGAGTTAGCAGTCGATAAGtgagaagaaaatgactttttcCTTCATCCATTTTCCTAGAGCATAGGGGTGACGTTGGTCATGACTATCATCAAATTTAAAACTTATTCTTTTACAATTCTTTCTACAATTCTTTACAACAATCTGCAACTCTTAATAAATTGTATAGCTAGTAACAGTCATATGTgttatacctttcagattgggATTTTAGAGTGAAAGAGGAGaaataacttaaaagaaaattttctcttaattctagttaATTCACtgattaactaattaattatagagattttacattttaataatttcatgaCATTAGCATAAGAATATACACCTGGTCAGAGAAAGAATAAGGTCATGAGCTCCTATCAAAGGGTTAGGGTGTTTGTCCTCCAGAGGATGAGAGGGATTGGTTGATATTCTCACACTCCCAGTAGGAGTTGCTACACTGTGGGTCCTGTTTTATCTCTATGTGCTGTAGAGATAAAGAAGCCCTAAGAAAGACTCAGTGCTTGACAACACAGGTTCTTCCCAATTAGAGCGGGTGGGGAGAACTTTGAGGAGAGTTTCTTCTCCAACATTTCCAGGAAATGATTATTTGTGCTAATGCCCACAGTGGGCTGGTTGCACTCACTCACCTGCAAGGGAAGCTCTTGGGCCTTCTCTCTCCAGCATCCATGGGGCATCACCCCGCTCCAACTGGGAGACCTCATGTGGTTTGCAAACTGGAAGCCCTGCTCATGGTAAATAGGGAACTGCTGAGAAGAGAGGGAACCTCAGAATTCAGTCCTTTCCAGGGAAAGCATCCCATGCTAAGAAGTATCAGACCATTGTGTGCAGGACTCCTGAAGGATAATGGGTATGGTGTTCCTTGGAAGTTttgaaggggaagggggaagaaaaatggggagtgTGGATCATTCAGccaatttagaatcagaaagaaaattaggCCATCCATCCATCTCCCTCATGGGGAACACGAACATTTCCCATCTTCCAGTATTTGCACTGGGATCTGGGGAAATTGGATTGTGAGATGGACGGACCTCAGGGGCCACTGTCCTGATTTTACAGACAAGGGAGGGAATAGCTTGGCTGCTGGGGCCTTTCAGAGCAGACAGACTTCTCCTCTTGGAGCCAGGAAGGCGTGaggagctgtgtgaccctgggcaaggcaggGGCAGCTGCCCCACAGGgatgctgtgaggataaaatgagtgcCAAGAGGGGAGCTGGAGTAAGGTGCCCCAAAGGATCATGGATCTCTCTAACACTGGGGGGAAGGGACAGGGCAAAGAGGCTGGGGCTGGGAGGTGGGGGAGGCAGCCCTTACCCAGGGAAGCCAGATTCCtgtagttctccagcatcacTTCCCTGTACAGTTTCTTCTGAGAGGCATCCAAGAAGCCCCACTCCTCCTGGCTGAAATCCACAGCCACATCTCTGAAGGACACAGACTCCTGGGGGAGACAGAAGGAGCTTTAGGGGTCACCTGGATCTCCTTTTTCTGAGGTGCTGACCAGTACTTTGCCCAAAGGCCACACTGCACTAAGGGAAGCCGAGTCCCAGACCTAGCTCCATCCACTCCTCCATCCCCTTAGCGAGTTGCAAGGAAGCCCTGACCTCACGCCAATGGCCAGATCGCCCAACTATGGACACGCTATATTCTATTCTCACACACAGCAGTTACATCCGAGAAGCAAttacatcaaagattaatttctaGGTAGAGATACCATAGCAAACACTCTCCATTCCCAACTGgtgccctttctttctttttcaatttatagcattttctttccgattaaatgtaaagataattttcaacatttatttttgtgaaatttcgagttccatatttttcttttcccctccatctccctctctaAGACAgacaggttatatatgtacagtcatgttagatatatttccatattagtcttattatgcaagaaaaatcagaacaaaagggaaaaaccacgagaaagaaaaaaatgaaaagagtctGCTTTGATCTGCACTCAGTCTCCGtagttgtctctctggatgtggaggATATTTCCCAACCCACCCGGATTGccgtattgctgagaagaggtaAGGGGGTCACAGCTGATCCTCACCCACTGTTGCTGTTtcagtgtacaatgttcttctggttctgctcgcttTACTCAGTAACCGCTGCTGTTTCTACTGGATCAGGAGACCCCACTGAAAATGTCTTACTAATCAGGTCAAGGACTGAATTAAAATCCCACCCCAGACCCTTGCtagatgtgtgatcttggacaagccatttcatttttaatctccCTTAGCTTTCCAAGCTCCTAATAcccagggttgtcatgaggatcaagagagatcatatttgaaaagtgttttgaaaatcttCAAGCTTTCAAAATGTTAGTTGTAGTTATTAGTAATCCCACAACTTTACAGAAATTAATTTAAACCATCTGACTGTGGATGGAGAGTAGATAACGGTGTTTTGGTACCCATCATGTCCTGCTCCCTCTCGTCTCATTATATTTAGTCTAAGATTCCATCCTGAAGATGCCATTCAACCCATTATTTCTCCTCTGTCATCTTCACATCTGGGAAGTCTTGATCCCAGACACTGAGGCAAAGCACTGAGCCTTGGGGCTGTCCAACAAAGACCTTTGTTCTAGTCTGACACTTACCCACCGAGGGCTGCTCTTTTCTTCTGGCCATTCAACCAATTCCAAACCTTCCTTAGACCATTAGCTAGCCCACATCCTCCCAACTTCTCTCTCTCAACAACACGGGAACCAAATGACTCGTTTCAAAAGCCAGCCAAGTTCCAGTTGGGGAATTTCCTGATCTACCCTTAGAGTAACCAGGCCGGTTACTGACCCATTCATGGCTCTTTGGGACCACTGCTGCCCTATCTAGATGTTTTAAGGGAATACTGCATATGGCATCTATGAATTAGACAATAATGCAACGATATGGAATCAAAACCGGCTGGCCAAACGCAAAGAGTTGATGTTAATGGTTCACTGTCAACACGGCAGAAAGTTTTCAGTCCAAGACTCTCTCCCCTCCTCAGGGATTGATGCTCGGTTCTGTGTAGTTTAACTTATTCTTAGTGGcttgaaataatatattaaaaaaaataaatgcaggcCCATAACATTTGCAAATAACATAAAACTCAGTCTGAGCTAATGCAGTGGATGATAGACTCAGAATCTAAAAGGAGTCTGACAGGCTCGAGTATTGGACTGAAAGCAATTGCTCTAACTTTGAAGAACGTAAATCTGGATATATGTGACCACTTTATGGAATACATTATTTGCACTAATTGGCACTTGGCtgtatcattttctctttcattcttccctttttttgggTGTAAGGATAAAGGAGAGAGGATTATATAATCAGGAAACTCACTACTGAGATAACCTCATCTTTCTGGATGCTGGGAATCCACTTCTTCAGGCTCTTTCCTCTGGATCTCTGCCTCTGGGATTGGAGGGTGGAACCGTGAACTCCGAACCCTCATTTAAGTTGAGAGCTCAGCTCACACAAGCCTGGATTTCTCACCCGAGTACTACTTAGGGGCTTCTCTTGTTGACTTTTCTACCAAGTCTCCAGGAAGATAACTATTGGAATTACCTCCCTTACGCCCAAAACACacacttttcagtttccttttaggGTGTGTTTTCCTGTATGAGGGCATAAACACCTTTAGGGCAGGGTCTTTTCTACAAAAAGTGGTCAATAGACATTTAAGgaactatgttccagacactatagatacagaaaaaaatgccATATGCTGTGCGATGGGAGCCGCcggccagtggctgctggaggtctaactcggACCTGGagaatgggaggaggaggaggatacaAGGagctgagaggcagttgctgttctctgacttcctgactgagaggcagttgcgttGTCTGCCatacctccagcagccactggcaggcgGCTTCCGTAGCACAGCATATGACAATTTTTTCCTTGTATCTATAATGTCTGGAACATAGTTCCTTAAATGTCTATTGACCACTTTTCGTAGAACAGGTATTAATTGCTCTTCAATAGATTCATATaagctattttatttctttagttaaTTCAAACTTCTTTTTGAAATAAGATTGATTAGGAGGCcctgtattttgaaaactttgaaaaGGACATTGACTATGCtgaaatataattatctcaatgTTTAAGAACaacattttggggcagctaggtggtgcagtggatacagtgctGGTTCTAGAgtcaagaatacctgagttcaaatccagtctcagatacttactagctgtgtgaccctagaggagccattaaaaaaacaaacaaacaaaaaaaaaaacactttaaaaaaactttttttttaagacttctaaaaagaattttttttaaacaggagttatctgtttgcctcagtttccacatatgtaaaatgagctggggaaagaaatggaaaaccacagcaagaaaaccccaagtcgggtcacaaagagttggacatgactgaaatgactggactAGGACAACAAAGCATCTCTGctttaaaggggggaaaaggcTCAACAGCTTTTCTTTTCCCAGTCTCTCCCAGTGCCAGAAATAACCATGTTTGCTGGCGTCGGTGGCCTCCGGTTTGGTCACGCAACTGGGATGGGCTAGGGGTGTTGGCGTCACTGCGTTGGAGTCAGGGATGgcgtgtccaactgtggctgctCAGGCCAATATAAGCTTGGAAGGCAAACAGTCTGGAAGGACAACCGGAGTGGGGACGCTTCTAAAGCTGCCCAGCtcttgtttcttttgagctacttgcTTGGCAACAGCTTGGGAATGCAGGGATGACAGTTCTGGAGGCAAAAGTCAAGATGCTGGGCACTTTGGACCAGGAGCAAGCCCTTTTGTCCTTCTCTAGCCCCTTGCCCGTGGGGTGGAAGAGAACCGGGAAGTTGGTTAGCCATCCAGcagtgaaatggggaaaatggcATCCCGGATCAGTCCTGCTCTTCCCCGCAGTCAGCCAAAAAGAGGAGGAGTGGGATTTTGGAGGGTTGAGTCAAGATGGCCAGGTAAGACCGGGAAGCTGCTCTAGCCATCCCAGTTTTACTAAAAAACCACATGAACCCAAGCCACAGAGCCTGGAAAGACAGAGCCACGTAGGGATAAAGGGTACTATGGCCCCAACCTTAATCCAAGCCTGGGATTCTTAAACTCAAGCTCCCTCGATGGGAATGGATAAGTGGGGGTCAAATGGACTCACCTGGGCCATCTCTCTCCAGGTCCCAGGGGCCACTCCCTGCTGCTCCAAGCCTGCCTGGCTTTCCAAGGGCTATGCTGGGGGTAGAAAGAGTCATTAGGAGCTCCCAGGGAGACCCAATCCTGCCCAGAGCCCTGGGAAGCAAGGAAGGCCTCCCTCTATTCACTTACTGTTTGAAGCTGGGCGGCCAGCGCTGACTCACAATCCCCACAGTGGTCCGCATGGGGGCCCCCCATTCTCTCTGAAGGCCCCTAAAACTTACTGGCCGGCTGTCGACGGCCCTGCACCCCTCTACTCCAGAAGCCGAGCCCACAGACCTGACACTGAGGGCAAGGCCCCCTGGGAACTTCCCTCTCTGCAGGTCATTGATGGGAGGTTCAAAGGAAACCCAAGTCTCCCCAATATTTCTTCAGAAATTAAATTGGAGGGGGGTCCGAGATATCCAACCCCCCAGGGGAAGCAATGGGGATCCACCTGGAAACGAAAACACCCTGAAAACAACCTCAGACCATCCCCTCCGGTCCCTGCCTTTGCCTAAGCTTGCCCTGTGGAgatctgggggaggggtgtgaCTCTCCTCAAGCCGCTCTCAGTGCCCACCCCAGACCCCAGCTGACCCCGAAGGGGACCTCAGGAGAGGGGCTCTGGAGAAGAGATGAGGGCCTGCGGGAGAGGGGGCATGGAGGGGGCAGGAAGCTGCGGTCTAGCTCTAAGGGGCAACACGGGTCACTGGGGGGCAGGGAGGGCAGGGTTCTTGAGTCCAGAGGGACTCAGTTTACCTCAAGGGCCCTTAAAGGAGGATGAGGAGCAAGCAATATCTGGGCCCCGGGGGTAGGGGGGGAAGAGTCACGCTGGGGTCTGGGGCAAAcctgggaggaagaggaggagggggaggaggggagccaGGAGGCATCTGGGTGCTGGCCAGGGGATGTGCGGGATGGggcgcgtgcgtgtgtgtgtgcgcgcgcgcgtgtgcGTGAAGGGGACGGCACTTTGCGGGGGATGGATGACAGAGGGCGCCTGGAGGGGGGGGTGGGGGTCACAGGGACATTTGGTCGAGGAGGGTAAGGGGGGCAGGGGGCAcctgggatgggggtgggggtcaCAGGGGAGGCCTGGTCCCCGGGGAAGCACTGGGCGCCCGGGTCTGAAGGGGGCGGACCGGGGCAGGACTCACCTGGCTGCTACGGAGAGatggatgagaaagaggaaatggaagaagagTCCATAGCGGGGGGTTCTGGGAAATGTAGTCCGAGGAGCAGAAAAGACTGCTGCGCATGCCCTGGAGCAAGGCCACAGCAAGCTGGGGAGACTGAGCCTCTGGCTCAAAGTCATACTCAAAGAATACTTAAAGAAACCCCCTCCCCCGTGAGGGAAGCAGCCAGGATAAAAGAAGACCTGGGGGTCGCAGTGGAGTCTCTCCCCACCTGACCTTATCTGTCCTCAGTTCTGGATGCGAGGACAACCTCTGGGTACGGGGGCAGCCCGGGGGGGTGAAGGTTCACGTCTGCCCTCCCCACCAAGGTATCCTACTGTGTGACCTGGGGTCTCtctccgggcctcagtttcctaatctgtaagaTGAGCCCCTTGAACCAGTCGGCCTTAGCGTTGCCTTTCTGCTCCAGTCTGCGAGCCTTGTAAAGGGGCAGTGGGGGGGGGCACCCTGTCTGAAGGAGGGGGGTCTTCACTGCTCTCCTGGGCATCCTTCTTTCATCAGTCAAAGGGATCTTCTTAAAACAGGTCTCACCAAGTCAGCGCACCCCCCcaaaactccagtggctccccattacctccaaggtcaaatataaaatcctacaTCAAATGAACAACCGTGGTAAAGAGCTCAGCACGGTTCTTGACATACAGTAGGAGCTAGATAAATGCCCCCTCTTTTCCCCAAGCCCGTTCCCTAGCCAGCTTCTAGCAGCACTTCTTTCTACAGATTATGCAGTTTGGGAACCCTGGCAGTAGACCCTCCGGCTCTGCCCAATGGGTCAGGCCCGGAATGCCCAGAAGGGTCTGGCCCGAAGGCCCGCTGCATGCTCCCCTGTTCTCTGAGGCGCCTGTGGTCTGCTCCCCATCTGCCTTGTGGACCCCCGCCATGCTCCTGTTTGTGGGACCCTCCCACTGGACTCCCCTCCTTTAAGGCAGGGACTGGCTTGTGTCTGCAGCCTCGGTGCTCAGCGTGGTGCCTGA from Sminthopsis crassicaudata isolate SCR6 chromosome 3, ASM4859323v1, whole genome shotgun sequence includes these protein-coding regions:
- the LOC141564679 gene encoding uncharacterized protein LOC141564679, whose translation is MAQESVSFRDVAVDFSQEEWGFLDASQKKLYREVMLENYRNLASLGLPVCKPHEVSQLERGDAPWMLEREGPRASLADWELRPKIKGSTPEQYISPKESSWKNVISNNPRKLESGETLACDIESVKKHDSQDNPSTKLAIAPRKTVGRGRDQQCNKFGISFGRGSGLCLQGSIPAADSHNGGDPHGCIFPPYSYLTQYTKRASRKELDRYNECGKPLSYQPNHTQYYGKHTGVNAYKYNQCEIAFSWGTTLTEHPQLHAEDSQGGKTFSQNAELIYHQKIHDGEKDYASTEYGDGSIDHLSLIAHQKIRAREKPYDCFECGKAFSQSSELTRHQKIHTGEKPYECSECGKAFVWNSELIRHQIIHTGEKPYVCSECGKAFTQSSSLTLHQRIHTGEKPYKCDECGKAFTRSSSLTVHHSTHTREKPYECSQCGKTFSWNSELIRHQIIHTGEKPYKCDECGKAFTQNSSLVLHKRIHSREKPHECHECGKAFIQHTALICHRRIHTGEKPYKCNECWKAFSQSGHLTVHKRIHSREKSREWNGCGKAFVQHSPLVYHQRLHSGEKAYECNEFGKVFSQDTEIINHQKILSGETFLYM